In a genomic window of Primulina huaijiensis isolate GDHJ02 chromosome 10, ASM1229523v2, whole genome shotgun sequence:
- the LOC140986787 gene encoding uncharacterized protein translates to MNYCEDPMAMGRVVCPKPRRVGPSNLNAFIMPLRIRLRNDVEASDSIPGGELLDLIIRKDYKAEQCAALASSPPFFFGSPPCRAANPVVQDSHFGVENRASKCFSPTNPAPPSSAHPKVEFEIKQAAIRVEGFDCQSSRVAMA, encoded by the exons ATGAATTATTGCGAAGACCCGATGGCAATGGGTCGGGTTGTTTGCCCCAAGCCTCGCAGGGTCGGGCCATCCAACCTCAATGCCTTCATAATGCCGTTGAGGATTCGCTTACG TAATGATGTCGAGGCGTCTGATTCGATACCTGGGGGTGAATTGCTGGACTTAATTATTCGCAAG GACTATAAAGCAGAACAATGTGCTGCTTTAGCATCATCTCCTCCGTTCTTCTTTGGATCGCCTCCGTGCAGAGCCGCAAATCCTGTGGTGCAAGATTCCCATTTCGGGGTTGAGAATCGAGCCTCCAAATGTTTTTCCCCAACAAATCCAGCTCCTCCATCTTCAGCTCATCCCAAAGTCGAGTTTGAGATAAAACAAGCTGCCATAAGAGTGGAAGGTTTTGACTGCCAAAGTTCTCGTGTTGCCATGGCATGA